From a region of the Listeria monocytogenes ATCC 19117 genome:
- the purH gene encoding bifunctional phosphoribosylaminoimidazolecarboxamide formyltransferase/IMP cyclohydrolase: protein MKRALISVSDKNGIVPFAEKLVELGVEIISTGGTKAAFEQAGVPVTRIEEVTEFPEMLDGRVKTLHPAIHGGLLARRDTAEHMEAIAAHDIKPIDLVVVNLYPFQETIQKSGVTLEEAIENIDIGGPSMLRSAAKNYAAVTVVVDTADYDTVLTELEEHGATTFETRQRLAEKVFRHTAAYDALIAEYLTNITGETFPEKVTLTYNRKQVLRYGENPHQDAAFYTEPGTVENSISSAKQLHGKELSYNNIRDADAALKIASEFTEPVAVAVKHMNPCGVGVGENIEEAYLKAYEADETSIFGGIVALNKEVDAKTAEHMSKIFLEIIIAPSFSEEAFAILAKKKNIRLLTVPFAGSVKGFEKTSVNGGLLIQASDSVIEDTASYEVVTEKQPTEAEMKALIAQWKIVKHVKSNAIVVGSDKQTLGIGAGQMNRIGSALIALEQAGEKAKGAVLASDAFFPMDDTVEAAAKAGITAIIQPGGSIKDKESIEMANKYGISMVLTHVRHFKH from the coding sequence ATGAAAAGAGCGCTTATTAGTGTGTCAGATAAAAACGGCATCGTGCCATTTGCAGAAAAATTAGTAGAACTTGGAGTAGAAATTATTTCGACAGGTGGAACAAAAGCGGCATTTGAACAAGCTGGCGTACCGGTAACAAGAATAGAAGAAGTAACTGAATTTCCAGAAATGCTTGATGGTCGCGTTAAAACACTTCATCCAGCAATTCATGGTGGGTTACTGGCAAGACGCGATACAGCTGAACATATGGAAGCTATTGCGGCACACGATATCAAGCCAATTGATTTAGTCGTTGTAAATTTATATCCTTTCCAAGAAACGATTCAAAAATCTGGTGTTACTTTAGAAGAAGCGATTGAAAATATTGATATTGGCGGACCTTCGATGTTACGCTCAGCTGCGAAAAATTATGCAGCGGTAACTGTTGTAGTTGATACAGCGGATTACGATACGGTACTTACAGAACTAGAAGAACACGGCGCAACTACTTTTGAAACGCGCCAACGTCTAGCTGAGAAAGTTTTTCGGCACACAGCGGCCTATGATGCTTTAATTGCAGAATACTTAACGAACATCACTGGAGAAACTTTCCCAGAAAAAGTAACATTAACTTACAATCGAAAACAAGTTTTGCGTTATGGTGAAAATCCTCACCAAGATGCCGCTTTTTATACAGAACCTGGCACGGTAGAAAATTCAATTAGTTCCGCGAAACAGTTGCACGGTAAAGAGTTATCTTACAACAATATTCGGGATGCAGATGCAGCACTTAAAATTGCAAGTGAATTTACAGAGCCGGTCGCGGTTGCAGTAAAACATATGAATCCATGCGGCGTTGGTGTTGGAGAAAATATTGAAGAAGCTTATTTGAAAGCTTATGAAGCGGATGAAACGTCTATTTTTGGAGGGATTGTTGCCTTAAATAAAGAAGTGGATGCGAAAACAGCCGAACATATGAGCAAAATTTTCTTAGAAATTATTATTGCGCCAAGTTTCTCTGAAGAAGCGTTTGCCATTTTAGCGAAAAAGAAAAATATTCGCTTGTTAACTGTTCCGTTTGCCGGTTCCGTAAAAGGTTTCGAGAAAACATCTGTAAATGGTGGACTTCTTATTCAAGCGAGCGATTCTGTTATAGAAGATACAGCGAGTTATGAAGTAGTAACGGAAAAACAACCTACAGAAGCGGAAATGAAAGCATTAATTGCTCAGTGGAAAATTGTGAAACATGTAAAATCCAATGCGATAGTAGTAGGATCTGATAAACAAACACTTGGAATTGGTGCAGGACAAATGAATCGAATCGGTTCCGCGTTAATTGCACTTGAGCAAGCTGGCGAGAAAGCAAAAGGTGCTGTACTTGCCTCGGATGCCTTTTTTCCAATGGATGATACGGTCGAAGCTGCGGCAAAAGCGGGAATCACAGCGATTATTCAGCCTGGTGGATCCATTAAAGACAAGGAATCCATTGAGATGGCAAACAAATATGGTATTTCCATGGTTCTAACTCATGTACGACACTTCAAACATTAA
- the purQ gene encoding phosphoribosylformylglycinamidine synthase subunit PurQ, which translates to MKFAVIQFPGSNCDLDMLHAIRDSLGEEAEYVWHAETSLAGFDAVLLPGGFSYGDYLRTGAIAKFSSIMPEVLRFAEMGKPVLGVCNGFQILTEIGLLPGALIRNNNLHFICKTVPLRVANASTMVTGLYKEGEIIQVPVAHGEGNYYCDDETLLKLKDNNQIVFTYDSVNPNGSRADIAGIVNERGNVLGMMPHPERAVEEIIGGTDGLRLFESVVKAWKEEQVNA; encoded by the coding sequence ATGAAATTTGCTGTCATTCAGTTCCCAGGTTCTAATTGTGATCTTGATATGCTACATGCGATTCGCGATTCTCTTGGCGAGGAGGCGGAATATGTATGGCATGCGGAAACAAGTCTTGCAGGTTTTGATGCGGTTTTACTTCCAGGTGGATTTTCTTACGGAGATTACTTGCGAACTGGTGCGATTGCAAAATTTTCAAGTATTATGCCAGAAGTTTTGCGCTTTGCTGAAATGGGAAAACCAGTGCTTGGTGTGTGTAACGGATTCCAAATTTTAACTGAAATTGGTTTACTGCCAGGTGCTTTAATTAGAAACAATAATTTGCATTTTATTTGTAAGACGGTGCCGCTTCGTGTGGCGAATGCAAGTACGATGGTTACCGGGCTTTATAAAGAAGGCGAAATTATCCAAGTTCCAGTTGCTCACGGGGAAGGTAATTATTACTGTGACGATGAAACACTTTTAAAATTAAAAGATAATAACCAAATTGTGTTTACATATGATAGCGTGAATCCGAATGGTAGCCGTGCGGATATTGCGGGGATCGTAAATGAGCGCGGTAATGTGCTTGGAATGATGCCACACCCAGAACGCGCGGTAGAAGAAATTATTGGCGGTACAGATGGTTTAAGACTTTTCGAGTCCGTTGTAAAAGCTTGGAAGGAGGAACAAGTAAATGCCTAA
- the purN gene encoding phosphoribosylglycinamide formyltransferase produces the protein MNIAIFASGNGSNFQALVDDAFIKPHVKLLVCDKPNAYVLERANTHQIPVFLFEAKNYPDKEAFETEILLELRGLEIDLLVLAGYMRLIGPTLLAEFPEQIVNLHPSLLPEFKGKDAIGQAIQANVSETGVTAHFVDAGMDTGPIIDQVKVPIEHAETVDTLAGKIHQVEHIFYPKVIRGLIQNGGND, from the coding sequence ATGAATATAGCCATTTTTGCTTCGGGTAACGGTTCGAATTTTCAAGCTTTAGTGGATGATGCGTTTATTAAGCCTCATGTGAAACTACTGGTATGTGATAAACCAAATGCTTATGTTTTAGAACGCGCAAACACACATCAGATTCCGGTGTTCCTTTTTGAAGCGAAAAATTATCCGGATAAAGAAGCTTTTGAGACAGAAATTTTACTAGAACTTCGCGGGTTGGAAATTGATTTGTTAGTGCTAGCAGGATATATGCGTTTGATTGGACCAACCTTATTAGCGGAATTCCCCGAGCAAATTGTCAACCTGCACCCATCGTTGTTACCTGAATTCAAAGGAAAAGATGCAATTGGTCAAGCGATTCAAGCGAATGTTTCAGAAACTGGTGTCACGGCGCACTTTGTGGATGCGGGAATGGATACTGGACCAATTATTGATCAAGTGAAAGTACCGATTGAACATGCGGAAACTGTAGATACTTTAGCTGGAAAAATTCATCAAGTAGAACATATTTTTTATCCAAAAGTGATTCGAGGATTAATTCAAAATGGAGGGAACGATTAA
- a CDS encoding YerC/YecD family TrpR-related protein produces MQIEKLRGQGLDEFFQGILTLENLEECYAFFDDVCTVNEIQSMAQRFQVAKMLHDGKTYNVIESETGASTATISRVKRSLHYGNDMYDVVFSRMTKPE; encoded by the coding sequence ATGCAAATAGAGAAGTTGCGTGGACAAGGATTGGATGAATTCTTCCAAGGGATTTTAACGCTCGAGAATTTAGAAGAATGTTATGCTTTTTTTGATGATGTTTGTACAGTGAATGAAATACAGTCCATGGCTCAACGTTTCCAAGTAGCAAAAATGCTTCATGATGGAAAAACATATAATGTGATTGAATCTGAAACTGGGGCAAGTACAGCAACTATTTCACGTGTAAAACGTTCACTTCATTATGGTAATGATATGTATGATGTAGTATTTTCAAGAATGACGAAGCCAGAATAA
- the purF gene encoding amidophosphoribosyltransferase, producing MLAEVKGLNEECGIFGIWDHPNAAEITYYGLHSLQHRGQEGAGIVSTDGETLKGHRNLGLLADVFKHGELDDLKGKAAIGHVRYATAGQKNLGNVQPFLFHFHSSSLALAHNGNLVNAKSLRRELEEEGAIFQTSSDTEVLAHLIKRSHTGDFVEDLKVALNKVKGGFAYMLLTEDTMYAALDPNGFRPLSIGRIGDSYVVASETCAFETVGAEFVRDVEPGELIIINDDGLRIEKFTENVTHSICSMEYIYFARPDSNIAGINVHSARKRSGKRLAKEAFIDADVVTGVPDSSISAAIGYAEEAGLPYELGLIKNRYVARTFIQPSQELREQGVRMKLSAVRGVVEGKRVVMIDDSIVRGTTSKRIVQLLREAGAAEVHVRIASPPLAYPCFYGIDIQTRNELIASNYSVDEICRIIGADSLEYLSEEGLVDSIGRPYPNEPYGGLCMAYFNGDYPTPLYDYEAEYLASLEAEK from the coding sequence ATGCTTGCTGAAGTAAAAGGACTTAACGAAGAATGTGGTATTTTTGGTATTTGGGATCATCCTAATGCAGCGGAAATCACCTATTATGGGTTGCATAGTTTACAACATCGCGGTCAAGAAGGTGCCGGAATTGTTTCGACAGACGGTGAAACACTAAAAGGTCACCGAAATCTCGGCCTTTTAGCAGACGTATTTAAACATGGTGAACTAGACGATTTAAAAGGTAAAGCAGCCATTGGCCACGTTCGATATGCGACAGCCGGTCAAAAAAACTTAGGGAACGTACAACCATTTTTATTTCACTTTCATAGTTCTTCTTTAGCACTTGCGCATAATGGAAATTTGGTTAATGCGAAAAGTTTACGCCGTGAACTAGAAGAAGAAGGCGCTATTTTTCAAACGAGTTCGGATACAGAAGTGTTAGCGCATTTAATTAAACGTAGCCATACAGGTGATTTTGTGGAAGATTTAAAAGTGGCTTTGAACAAGGTTAAGGGTGGCTTTGCGTACATGCTTCTGACGGAAGACACGATGTATGCGGCGCTTGACCCGAATGGTTTTAGACCGCTTTCGATAGGTCGCATTGGTGATTCTTACGTAGTTGCTTCGGAAACATGTGCCTTTGAAACGGTTGGCGCTGAGTTTGTCCGCGATGTGGAGCCAGGTGAACTAATTATTATTAATGATGACGGGCTTCGAATTGAAAAATTCACGGAAAATGTGACGCATTCGATTTGCAGTATGGAATACATTTATTTTGCGCGACCTGACTCTAATATTGCTGGAATTAATGTCCACTCGGCAAGAAAACGTTCTGGGAAAAGATTAGCAAAAGAGGCTTTTATTGATGCAGATGTGGTTACAGGTGTACCAGATTCCAGTATTTCTGCAGCGATTGGTTATGCGGAGGAAGCTGGTCTTCCTTACGAACTTGGTCTCATCAAAAATAGATATGTGGCAAGAACTTTTATCCAGCCATCACAAGAACTTAGGGAACAAGGCGTTAGAATGAAACTTTCTGCCGTGCGCGGGGTTGTGGAAGGAAAACGCGTTGTCATGATTGATGATTCGATTGTTCGCGGGACGACAAGTAAACGCATTGTCCAGCTTTTACGTGAAGCAGGAGCGGCGGAAGTTCATGTAAGAATCGCTTCTCCACCACTTGCTTATCCTTGTTTTTATGGAATTGATATCCAAACGCGAAATGAATTAATCGCTTCTAATTATTCTGTTGATGAAATTTGTCGGATTATTGGGGCTGATTCTTTAGAGTATTTGAGTGAAGAAGGTTTAGTAGATTCCATTGGCAGACCTTATCCGAATGAACCTTACGGGGGACTTTGTATGGCTTATTTCAACGGCGATTACCCAACCCCTTTATATGATTATGAAGCGGAATATTTAGCGAGCTTAGAAGCAGAAAAATAA
- the purL gene encoding phosphoribosylformylglycinamidine synthase subunit PurL has protein sequence MPNMEPTTKEIKEQKIYQEMGLTDSEYELVCSILGREPNYTETGLFSVMWSEHCSYKNSKPVLRKFPTEGKQVLQGPGEGAGIVDIGDGLGVAFKVESHNHPSYVEPYQGAATGVGGIIRDVFSMGARPIAMLNSLRFGELDTPHAKYLVSEVVAGIAGYGNSIGIPTVGGEIQFDPCYTKNPLVNAMCVGLIEAKDIQKGQAKGIGNPVMYVGAKTGRDGIHGATFASVEFSEEGEQQRSAVQVGDPFMEKLLLEACLDVIRDHSDILVGIQDMGAAGLVSSSSEMASKAGAGLELIMDDVPQRELNMTPYEMLLSESQERMLLCVKKGHVEEIQALFERYGLEAVVIGQVTDDKMYKIIHHGEVVANVPVDALAEDAPVYHKPSKEPARYQAFQEEESFVPVMEDVVGVWKELLAQPTIASKRHIYEQYDYQVRTDTAVVPGSDAAIVRVRGTEKAIAMTTDCNSRYLYLDPEVGGAIAVAEAARNIVCSGGKPLAITDGLNFGNPEKPEIFWEIEKAADGISAACLELDTPVISGNVSLYNETDGTGIYPTPVIGMVGLVEDLAHITTQDFKNSGDVIFLIGETKAEYSGSELQKLQQGKISGRAPELDLTTEKKYQQLLLTAIQEGLVASSHDLAEGGFGVALAEATFKAGLGADVEVPFELNQLFSESQSRFLVSVKPENEAAFAQLMELEKVYRLGVVTEDDTIRVKHKEDQVTAKTTELRSIWEGAIPCLLK, from the coding sequence ATGCCTAACATGGAGCCAACGACAAAAGAAATTAAAGAACAAAAGATTTATCAAGAAATGGGCTTAACTGATAGTGAATATGAGCTTGTTTGTTCGATTCTTGGACGCGAGCCTAATTATACAGAAACTGGGCTTTTCTCTGTTATGTGGTCGGAACATTGTAGCTATAAAAATTCTAAACCAGTACTTCGGAAATTTCCTACAGAAGGCAAACAAGTATTACAAGGACCTGGTGAAGGCGCTGGGATTGTCGATATTGGCGATGGTTTAGGTGTTGCTTTTAAAGTGGAGAGTCATAATCATCCATCCTACGTGGAGCCGTATCAAGGGGCTGCGACTGGGGTCGGCGGGATTATCCGTGATGTGTTCTCGATGGGAGCTAGACCGATTGCAATGCTTAACTCGCTTCGTTTTGGTGAGTTAGATACACCCCATGCGAAATACTTAGTTAGTGAAGTCGTTGCGGGAATCGCAGGATACGGTAACTCCATTGGGATTCCAACGGTTGGTGGCGAAATCCAATTTGATCCTTGTTATACAAAAAATCCGCTAGTTAATGCAATGTGTGTAGGCTTAATTGAAGCGAAAGATATTCAAAAAGGGCAAGCTAAAGGAATTGGCAACCCGGTGATGTATGTTGGTGCTAAAACTGGTCGTGACGGGATTCATGGTGCTACTTTTGCTTCTGTAGAGTTTAGTGAAGAAGGTGAACAACAACGCTCTGCTGTACAGGTTGGCGATCCTTTTATGGAGAAATTGTTGCTTGAAGCTTGTTTAGATGTGATTCGTGATCATTCGGATATTTTAGTGGGAATTCAAGATATGGGAGCAGCTGGTCTCGTTAGTTCAAGTTCTGAAATGGCCTCAAAAGCGGGCGCTGGGCTAGAATTAATTATGGATGATGTGCCGCAACGAGAACTAAATATGACGCCTTATGAAATGTTGCTTTCTGAATCGCAAGAACGGATGCTTCTATGTGTGAAAAAAGGGCATGTGGAAGAAATCCAAGCGTTATTTGAACGTTATGGTTTAGAGGCTGTTGTGATTGGTCAAGTAACAGATGATAAAATGTACAAAATTATTCATCATGGTGAAGTAGTTGCGAACGTTCCTGTAGATGCGCTTGCAGAAGATGCGCCAGTTTATCATAAACCTTCCAAAGAGCCAGCTCGTTATCAAGCTTTCCAAGAAGAGGAATCGTTTGTGCCAGTTATGGAAGATGTGGTCGGTGTTTGGAAGGAACTGCTTGCTCAGCCAACGATTGCTAGTAAGCGCCATATTTATGAGCAATATGATTATCAAGTTCGGACGGATACAGCTGTTGTACCTGGTTCAGATGCGGCGATTGTTCGTGTGCGTGGGACCGAGAAGGCAATTGCCATGACAACTGATTGTAACTCACGCTATTTGTATCTTGATCCAGAAGTAGGCGGAGCGATAGCGGTTGCGGAAGCGGCGCGCAATATCGTTTGTTCTGGCGGGAAACCACTAGCGATTACAGATGGACTGAACTTTGGAAATCCTGAAAAACCAGAAATTTTTTGGGAAATTGAAAAAGCGGCTGATGGTATTAGTGCGGCTTGTTTAGAACTTGATACGCCTGTTATCTCTGGTAATGTATCGCTTTATAATGAAACAGATGGTACCGGAATTTATCCAACGCCAGTCATTGGAATGGTTGGTTTAGTAGAAGATTTGGCACATATTACGACACAAGATTTTAAAAATAGTGGCGATGTGATTTTCTTAATTGGTGAAACAAAAGCTGAATATAGTGGTTCGGAATTGCAAAAATTGCAACAAGGGAAAATTAGCGGACGTGCGCCGGAATTAGATTTAACGACAGAGAAAAAATACCAACAATTACTTCTAACGGCGATTCAGGAAGGTCTAGTTGCTTCTAGTCACGATTTGGCAGAAGGTGGATTTGGTGTTGCCCTTGCGGAAGCGACTTTTAAAGCAGGGCTTGGTGCGGATGTAGAAGTACCGTTTGAGTTGAATCAACTATTCAGTGAATCGCAATCACGTTTCTTAGTATCGGTAAAACCGGAAAACGAAGCAGCTTTTGCGCAATTAATGGAACTGGAAAAAGTATACCGCCTTGGTGTAGTAACCGAGGATGATACGATTCGTGTGAAACATAAGGAAGATCAAGTTACAGCGAAAACAACGGAATTACGATCCATTTGGGAAGGGGCTATTCCATGCTTGCTGAAGTAA
- the purM gene encoding phosphoribosylformylglycinamidine cyclo-ligase, with protein sequence MAENAYSKAGVDVEAGYQVVERIKKHVARTERLGAMGALGSFGGMFDLSSLHLKEPVLVSGTDGVGTKLLLAIEADKHDTIGIDCVAMCVNDILAQGAEPLFFLDYIATGKTDPVKMEQIVKGVADGCEQAGAALIGGETAEMPDMYGAEDYDLAGFTVGAVEKQKLITEGAVKEGDTLIGIPSSGIHSNGYSLVRKIFFKDNELTLDAEISELDVPLVEELLKPTRIYVKPVLEVLKEVDVHGITHVTGGGFVENLPRMLTNDLAVKVELGSWPVLPIFDVMKKYGQLSELEMYEIFNMGIGMVLAVAKADVERTLEVLVQNGEAAYVIGEVTTRENDAVIFTGGTKG encoded by the coding sequence ATGGCAGAAAATGCATATAGTAAAGCAGGCGTGGACGTAGAAGCTGGCTATCAAGTTGTAGAACGTATCAAAAAACATGTGGCTAGAACAGAGCGATTAGGCGCGATGGGGGCACTTGGTTCATTTGGTGGAATGTTTGACTTAAGTAGTTTGCATTTAAAAGAACCTGTCCTTGTTTCTGGTACGGATGGTGTTGGGACAAAATTACTTTTGGCAATTGAAGCAGATAAGCATGATACCATCGGGATTGACTGCGTGGCAATGTGTGTGAATGACATTTTAGCTCAAGGCGCCGAGCCATTATTTTTCTTAGATTATATCGCTACTGGAAAAACAGATCCAGTGAAAATGGAACAAATTGTTAAAGGCGTGGCTGACGGTTGTGAACAAGCTGGTGCGGCTTTAATTGGCGGCGAAACTGCTGAAATGCCTGATATGTACGGCGCGGAAGATTATGATTTAGCTGGTTTTACTGTTGGGGCTGTAGAGAAACAGAAGCTAATTACAGAAGGCGCAGTCAAAGAAGGAGATACACTCATTGGTATTCCATCAAGCGGAATTCATAGTAATGGTTACTCCCTTGTGCGTAAAATTTTCTTTAAAGATAACGAATTGACACTCGATGCGGAAATCAGTGAACTAGATGTACCGCTTGTGGAAGAGCTACTTAAACCGACACGGATTTATGTGAAGCCAGTTTTAGAAGTATTGAAAGAGGTAGATGTGCACGGAATTACGCATGTGACGGGTGGCGGATTTGTAGAGAATTTACCGCGGATGTTAACAAATGATTTAGCTGTCAAAGTGGAGCTTGGTTCGTGGCCGGTGTTGCCGATTTTTGACGTTATGAAGAAATACGGCCAATTGAGCGAACTTGAAATGTATGAAATTTTCAATATGGGCATTGGTATGGTGTTGGCAGTTGCGAAAGCGGATGTGGAAAGAACATTAGAAGTACTCGTTCAAAACGGGGAAGCGGCTTATGTTATTGGAGAAGTTACGACACGTGAAAATGATGCGGTTATTTTCACAGGAGGCACAAAAGGATGA
- a CDS encoding sodium-dependent transporter, translated as MQENREEWGSKVGFILASAGSAIGIGAIWKLPYVAATAGGGAFFLLFLVLTLLVVMPLLIAEFVIGRGSGGDAVQAYKTLAPGTKWNLLGKLGVVGASILFSFYSVVGGWIITYLIKTLAGGIAGENQASLLHDFQVTTANPWISVGATILFILLNVIVISRGVVSGIEKMSKFMMPALFILFIVLIIRSLTLPGAMEGVAFFLRPDFSHFTAQTVLITLGQAFFSLSVGISVMVTYSSYLNRSTSLPQSAISVSLMNVFVSLLAGLAIFPAAFSFNITPDAGPGLLFVILPSIFNQMPFGMLFFIIFLILFLFAALTSSFSMLEATVAPLMNAGVNRKKASLWMGLVIVLMAIPSALSFGVWSDVQIFGLSIFDAADYLVSNIILPVGALFIAIFVGYRLPRELLLKEFTTSSHFGKKVFILWLFLIKYIAPIAIIFVFLSATGLIDFLF; from the coding sequence ATGCAAGAAAACAGAGAAGAATGGGGCTCAAAAGTCGGGTTTATATTAGCATCCGCTGGGTCCGCAATAGGAATTGGCGCGATTTGGAAACTGCCTTATGTGGCTGCAACTGCAGGAGGTGGCGCATTTTTCTTATTGTTTTTAGTTTTAACTTTACTCGTTGTGATGCCACTTTTAATTGCAGAATTTGTGATTGGACGAGGCTCTGGCGGAGATGCTGTTCAAGCTTATAAAACACTCGCGCCCGGAACAAAGTGGAATTTACTTGGAAAATTAGGCGTTGTAGGCGCAAGTATTTTATTTTCGTTTTATAGCGTAGTTGGTGGTTGGATTATCACTTACTTAATTAAAACACTTGCTGGCGGGATTGCTGGCGAAAATCAAGCAAGTCTGCTGCATGATTTCCAAGTGACGACAGCTAACCCGTGGATATCAGTTGGCGCAACGATTCTCTTTATTTTACTAAATGTCATTGTTATTAGCCGCGGAGTTGTTAGTGGAATTGAAAAAATGAGTAAGTTTATGATGCCAGCTCTATTTATTTTATTTATTGTTTTAATTATCAGGTCCTTAACACTACCTGGTGCGATGGAAGGTGTCGCATTTTTCTTACGTCCAGATTTTAGTCATTTCACAGCGCAAACGGTTCTTATAACGCTTGGTCAGGCCTTCTTCTCACTCAGTGTGGGGATTTCAGTAATGGTGACCTATAGTTCTTATTTAAATCGGTCGACTAGTTTACCGCAGTCTGCCATTTCGGTTTCGCTTATGAATGTGTTTGTGTCGCTTCTTGCGGGATTGGCCATTTTCCCGGCAGCATTTTCGTTTAATATTACACCAGATGCGGGACCTGGATTGCTATTCGTTATTTTACCTTCGATTTTCAATCAAATGCCCTTTGGGATGTTGTTCTTTATTATTTTCTTGATTTTATTCTTATTCGCCGCATTAACCTCTAGTTTCTCGATGCTTGAAGCAACGGTTGCGCCACTGATGAATGCGGGTGTTAATCGTAAAAAAGCAAGTCTTTGGATGGGGCTCGTGATTGTCTTGATGGCTATTCCAAGTGCGCTTAGTTTTGGCGTTTGGAGCGATGTTCAGATTTTCGGACTAAGTATTTTTGATGCTGCCGATTATCTTGTGTCGAATATTATCTTGCCAGTTGGTGCTTTATTTATCGCAATTTTCGTTGGTTACCGATTACCTCGTGAATTACTTTTAAAAGAATTTACCACAAGCAGCCATTTTGGAAAAAAAGTGTTTATTCTTTGGCTCTTTCTTATTAAATATATTGCACCAATCGCGATTATTTTCGTCTTCCTCTCCGCAACTGGTTTAATCGATTTTCTGTTTTAA
- the purD gene encoding phosphoribosylamine--glycine ligase codes for MNLLVVGSGGREHAISKKLLESNNVENVYCAPGNDGMRLDNIQLVAISETDKAGLIDFAKKAEIAFVIVGPEVPLLEGVVDALEEAGIKAFGPKANAALIEGSKDFAKQFMEKYAIPTAASKTFTDYAEAKAYLDERGVPIVIKADGLAAGKGVTVALEMEEAVLALKDMMLEEKFGDASLKVVIEDFLAGEEFSLMAFVNGEEVYPMAIAQDHKRAYEGDKGPNTGGMGAYSPVPHISETVVDEAVEKILLPAAKGMVKEGRYFRGILYAGLILTAEGPKVIEFNARFGDPETQVVLPRLESDFAALIDALLHNEKPDVRFKKSGITLGVVLASAGYPEHYEKGNKLTGLNDVAEDVAIYHAGTKQDENDDFISDGGRVLLLAKEAETMTDARTLLYPEMQKLDNPNFFYRIDIGTKAE; via the coding sequence ATGAACTTATTAGTAGTTGGTAGCGGTGGTAGAGAACATGCTATTAGTAAAAAATTATTAGAATCCAACAATGTCGAAAATGTATACTGTGCTCCGGGAAACGACGGAATGCGTTTAGACAACATCCAACTCGTAGCTATTTCTGAAACGGATAAAGCTGGTTTAATTGATTTTGCTAAAAAAGCAGAAATTGCTTTTGTTATTGTTGGGCCTGAAGTGCCTCTTTTAGAAGGCGTTGTCGATGCTCTCGAAGAAGCTGGAATTAAAGCATTCGGTCCAAAAGCAAATGCAGCATTAATTGAAGGCAGCAAAGATTTTGCGAAACAATTTATGGAGAAATATGCTATTCCAACCGCAGCATCAAAAACCTTCACCGATTATGCGGAAGCGAAAGCATACTTGGATGAGCGAGGAGTGCCAATCGTCATTAAAGCAGATGGACTCGCTGCTGGAAAAGGAGTCACTGTAGCGTTAGAAATGGAAGAAGCAGTTCTTGCATTAAAAGATATGATGCTAGAAGAAAAATTCGGTGACGCATCTCTCAAGGTCGTTATCGAGGACTTTTTAGCGGGAGAAGAGTTTTCATTGATGGCGTTTGTAAATGGGGAAGAAGTTTATCCAATGGCTATCGCGCAAGATCATAAACGCGCTTATGAAGGCGATAAAGGACCAAATACTGGCGGAATGGGAGCTTATTCTCCGGTACCACATATTTCTGAAACAGTAGTAGACGAAGCTGTCGAAAAAATTCTTCTTCCAGCTGCAAAAGGAATGGTAAAAGAAGGTCGTTATTTCCGCGGAATTCTCTATGCTGGGCTTATCTTAACCGCAGAAGGCCCAAAAGTAATTGAGTTTAACGCACGCTTTGGTGATCCGGAAACACAAGTTGTTTTGCCTCGTTTAGAGAGTGATTTTGCAGCACTGATAGACGCTTTACTCCATAACGAAAAACCAGATGTGCGCTTTAAAAAATCAGGGATTACGCTAGGAGTTGTCCTAGCAAGCGCCGGTTATCCAGAGCATTATGAAAAAGGAAACAAATTAACTGGTCTAAATGATGTTGCAGAAGATGTAGCGATTTATCATGCAGGTACAAAACAAGATGAAAATGACGATTTTATTTCTGATGGTGGACGCGTCTTGCTACTAGCAAAAGAAGCAGAAACGATGACTGATGCACGCACATTACTTTATCCAGAAATGCAAAAACTAGATAACCCGAATTTCTTTTATCGAATTGATATTGGCACAAAAGCAGAATAA